From Solanum lycopersicum chromosome 4, SLM_r2.1:
TTTTCACACTTAAAAAATTTTtgactgtttttttttttcattttctaatttaatattCAGCAAAGCAAAATATGATAGCAGTATTTCATTAAAAAGTCTAATTGGCATTCACATTGTCACACTAAATGTGATGAGACGAAGGAGATTTTTTcagttaatttgattttatatttaagtttcaaaaattaaaatattttcgatcaagaatattttgttatttttatggCTTTATTTGTCATGAATTCAAATTAATCTACTAATTAACATACTTGTAATATCTATGATCAAGTTGACAAAGATGGATCAAAAAAATAACCTACATGCTTCTAAACTGAAAATCTTAGAAAGACAACGATATGTATGATATCTTAATCAAATTTCGCAGTGaataaaaaaagtacaaaatttCAATGATATACACGCGCACTTTTAAAACTCAATGATAATAATAGCTCGATAGATTAATTTTTTAGATCTATTGGGATGAATTAAAATTCTTTGAATCTGAAACTTTTCTTGACTCCAAttatctggaaaaaaaaagtgtCTCTCAGACTAAAAAGAGTAATTTAAAAatggaaaagggtctgatatacccctcaactttgtcatttagagctgatataccccttgttatgaaagtggctcatatatacccctacttgtaaacaaatggctcacatataccctttttctctaacggaaatgaaaaaaaattaatctaaatttttattatttttttctaaaaaatataatcccaaatgaataaatttaatcctcgtcaaacatattttttttgactttttttgtttcaatgactgatttataattattactttgataatcaaatttatttatgtttcactaatattcttgtaaaacttattgtagatgatcaatttttttcttcgaattcgaaattaaattacaatacacacacagaaaaatagtttaattttttattctttaaactaaggaatgaaagaaaaaaacaaaataagaataagaaattcaaataattataataaaagaagtcaaaaaataatttatgtatgaaaaaaattaaaatataccttgaactttgatagaagaatcatatatatcctaaataattttttaaaaaaaattagaagtaataaatataaatttaaaattaattttttaaaatccgttaaatgaagggtatatgtgagtcattttgtaacggcaggggtatatgtgagtcgtttgtataacggtaagggcatatatgagccacttttataacgaggggcatatcagctccaaatgacaaagttgaggggtgtATCAGACCTTTTccctttaaaaataatttcagaatatttattataattagtcatatataataataataatgataaaaatagtcCGATTTCATTTAAATCCGAAATAAAAGCAAAACACTAGATGAATTTTTCGTATTTATTAGTAAACAAGTAGTTGACATGTACTTGTTCTGATGATAAAAACTGTCAAAAATCTCATAAAATTAATCGAGATAGATGTAGTCAGATTTAACGTCCAAAAACATAgctatatataaaaagaaaaaaggccCAATTCAAGAAGATACATTGTCATTGACAATTGTCATGcataaaaaaatagagataCATTCTTATTGTGACAATTGTCATGAATTAAAATGGTTTAATTTCCTCTTGTTTTTTTCCCCCCACATGGTGTTATTTTGTCAcattcctttctttttcctccCCCACTTTATACATCTAAAAACCATATAAATACATCATGTATACACTCTTTATCCCAAAACTCTTCttcatttctcatatttttcttgTTCAATTTGATCACAATATGATGATAGAGTCTTGGAATCCTCCTCTCCTACATGATTACTCGAAGCTATCGCAACTACAGAGTAATCGCGACTGCTCAAATAATGGGGTTCTCATGATGGAAGAGTTGGAACTTCCGATGATAGATTTGAACGGTTTAAAAAGTAGAGACGAGAGAGAAGTGATTCGATGTGAAAACGCGATAGCTAAGGCTTCTTCTGAATGGGGTTTTTTTCAAGTTGTGAATCATGGTGTGAGCCTTGAATTGCTAAGAAAAATGAGGAATGAACAAATGAAATTGTTTAAAGCACCATTTGAAATGAAAGCTAATTGTggattattaaataattcatatagATGGGGAAATTCAACAGCTACTTGTCCAAAACAATTTAATTGGTCAGAAGCTTTTCATATCCCTGTGACAAAAATCTCAGAAAATGCTTCTTATGGAGAGTTCACAACTTTAAGGTACTATActtattatatagttttagTCACATATATAAACTtgctaatattaaaaaaataacagagCGTCAGGTTATTCAAAAGATATCTACAGAGTAAGACAATTTACATATTATCTCGTATAGCATGTAAATATGACTTTATTAATGGTGTTAATTTACTTTCTTTTGCATAAAAAGGTGTATATGACATAGTTAAATagatagattttttaatttatatgtctAGATCAATGATTTTTTACGCATGAAGGCGAAttcaaaattaagaataaattaggCGAGTTGAAATTAGAATTGATACACAATATAGCGTACGAATACAACAAAACTTAATAGCTTTAGATCAAAACGTATACATGTATGACATATAATAAGTTTGCTACAAAGAGTTATTACAACATTATTGTCTTCTTAGAGAGATTTCAAATGGGATTTATCGAGAATTATTTTGTCAGTAACATTTTTGATGGTTTTCCCTTTAGGGTAAGCTAAATTTGGACAGAACGTCTGTTGAAAATTAACGATTTTATGATAGTCTGTTTATTAGCGTACGTAACTTAAATtcgaactttttttttatatatagggATGTGATGGTGGAATATGCAACTTCAATGCAAGATTTAGCCAAATCACTTGCTAGTGTTCTTGTGAAGAAATTAGACCACAAAGATAGTGAAATTGGAGAAATTTGCAATGAAAATTCATGTTTTCTTAGGTTAAATCACTATCCATCATGTCAATTACCACAAGAAATATTTGGATTAGTGCCACATACAGATAGTGATTTCTTAACTATACTTCATCAAGATGAAGTTGGTGGACTTCAATTAATGAAAGATTCCAAATGGGTTGCTGTTAAGCCTAATCAAAATGCACTTATTGTAAACATCGGAGATCTTTTTCAGgtacatttttttgttatttgatcTTTACtgtgtcattctttttaataataatgatttgatATTAGTGCGATAATATATTTGAAGAGTTTTAGCcgcatatatttttttcatttctatttgtttatcaattttatAGAACTTTTTATATTTGAGAACTATGTcattagtataaaataattaatcaaaagtgCAATTAGTTTATAATTGTCTTTGATTGGTCAAGAAATGGTGAAACCAATGTCCAAAAattctaatttctttttcaCCAACTTTTGTCTCCAATTGCTCATGGTCTTGtcatcatttaaataatttaagccaaataatttttttttaaaaaaaagagctAACTatgtgtttattattatttttttactatgaactaattaatttgattGGTAGATAATCCCCTAAGCCATTGAcaagtttttacttttttattgcTGCTGGTTTAAACGTCATcgttatttaaaaaataaattttttatatttatctcaaaaagtttatatatgttttaacatatataataaGATTCAAAATCCGAATGAAGTTCTAACCATCTATAAGGTAGAAAGAATGAATGGATTTTGTACATTTTACAAGAAATCCTTTCATTTCTTtcgaaaataaaagattaattaCACATTTTTTTGACATTCTATTTTTATGTTCAAGTGCAAATTAATCACcatgttaaaataaatacagGCTTGGAGCAATGATGTATACAAAAGTGTGGAACACAAAGTGATGGCAAATGGAAAGAAGGAGAGGTTCTCAATAGCTTATTTTCTTTGCCCTTCTTATGATTTTAAGATTCGAAGCTACAAAGAACCCTCTATTTATAAGAAATTCACTTTTGGTGAATATAGATATCAAATTCAACAAGATGTCAAATTTATTGGCCACAAAGTAGGCCTCTCAAGGTTTCTTCAATAGCATTTACCATAtacaaacaattaaaaaaaaaatcagaaaatcactaatttttgaaaattttggtgacaaatcaaatatcaattaattccatcgaaaattattgattttctgataatgaatatataatatattggtATTGTACTAAGGTCTAAGAATATGATTTCTTTCATGAAATACGAATTTCAAGATTACTCATTGGTCTTCGATTCCGAAAGAAACCCTTAAATTTGAGGGAGTTGattgaaaaaaagattttattctatttcattcttatatatattagattttgttcattttattattgttttcattttaataaatgaaGATCTGAGTTAAGTTTTGTCATTTAAATTGTTCGTGTCGTTTATATTCCTAGAATTACTACATCatgtatatttttgaaaaacacaaTACATATGCATTCAATCGAATCTGGTTTAACTAACAAAAAACACTTTAACTTTGAATATGTACATCTTAACACCTCAAATCATTTTCATTCTGTCAATCGAATACTCTAACTTATAAATTAATCATCtagcttcaatttttttgtgctATGTCAGCACATGGTGTTCACAAGACACATTAGAAGACGAGTTGGAGTGGTAAGTTTCCAGTTGAGACCGAGTTGAGGTGTCAAGACGTGTACTCTTCAAAATTGAAGTGCTTACTTATCAATTGAGACCAAGTTAGaaagtatatttatgtattatattttttttgatatagttATTTACTATGGCATAACATCTtgatataattaacaaaaaatatacacAACTATATACACTATGAGAGTTCCGCAAAGCACTAAAGAGACTAACTAGAAATGACGATCTTCGCATTAATTGGTAATTCAATGTTAAATCAATTATGTTGgtattaatttttcatattattatatatcatgaaccattttccaatatataaaactttttcCCAAACTAGTTTATAGTCCGAGGCTTTAGAAAAATcctcaaaatatttattcaaggtCATCACAGAGAAAACGTCacttttgagaaaattataaaatattatcaacaaAGCTAATATGGGTAATTCCCAACTTTGAACATATCTTTGATGGCGCTAAAAGGTTCAGTCCTTGCTCAGATCATCGAAGCCGCTACTTACATACTCCACAATGATATAGAAATAAGAAAGCAGATGGCCAGTTTCTTCGCCCCAAGTCTTTAATAGAAACAAAGATTGAAATACgctaaaaatatacatatattaaaatcgAAATAGAATCtgattacataaattaatataatcattttttcgttagtcattattttatttacacGAAGACGAAAACCTTCACCGAATAAATAGTACTCAAAACATATTATTGTCATTCATGTTTACTACTCCATTACACTGTGGTTCTGAAGTCAACAAATTGTGTATATAAAGTCAACATAATTAACGGCGAGATCATCCGGTTGCAAATATTTCCTGGCACCCGCGAAGCAGCGAATTACCaaatattatttcctttttctttttgacaaataaatatCAGTAGGGCTTTTTCCCCCAATCTTTTCTACagttaataaaagaaaacctcAAATTCCGCCGCAGCTCCGCCGTACGCAGCGGCgtccttcttcttctaattcGCCGGCGctataagaaagaaaaatagcTCAGTTATTTGATGTTGCGAGTCTTTAAATAGCTGTATCTTTTAcagttttgtttaattttagttGTTAGGGTTTTTGGTGGTCGAAGATGTATCCTTCTCGAGGAAGTAATGTGTATGGACAACAATCCTACTCTTCGCAACCAAGCTACGGCCAAAATGtgagtattttgttttttccttgttttgttatgtgttatacctttgttgttgttgttgttgttgtagtgtGATTAGTGTGGTGTTGCAATTGAAATTTATTCAATCAATTTAGTTATGAGAAATGAGAATTGAGAactcattttaatttaaaaggcTGATTTGAGTTTGTCAAAGTTGAATTGTATGTTATCTTAATCTCACACTTGTGTATACTAATTTTTAAGGTTGAGTTAAGTTTAGGTCGTATCTTTGCGTGGTATCATAGTCAGGTTCATTATCATTTGGGGTCCGGGCGGTAAGGGGTGTTAAGTGTGTTAGAGTTCCACATTGGTTGGAGAATTGACGAGTTATATGGACTTGGGTAATGTTCCGCTCGCGAGCTTGTTTTTGTGGTTgagttagacttatgtgtcatACATGTACACAATAAAAAagcaataattaaaatttaatcccCGTCAGTTGAGTTAATCACCGAT
This genomic window contains:
- the LOC101253681 gene encoding gibberellin 2-beta-dioxygenase 8-like isoform X2, with translation MYTLFIPKLFFISHIFLVQFDHNMMIESWNPPLLHDYSKLSQLQSNRDCSNNGVLMMEELELPMIDLNGLKSRDEREVIRCENAIAKASSEWGFFQVVNHGVSLELLRKMRNEQMKLFKAPFEMKANCGLLNNSYRWGNSTATCPKQFNWSEAFHIPVTKISENASYGEFTTLRDVMVEYATSMQDLAKSLASVLVKKLDHKDSEIGEICNENSCFLRLNHYPSCQLPQEIFGLVPHTDSDFLTILHQDEVGGLQLMKDSKWVAVKPNQNALIVNIGDLFQAWSNDVYKSVEHKVMANGKKESTWCSQDTLEDELEW
- the LOC101253681 gene encoding gibberellin 2-beta-dioxygenase 8-like isoform X1, which gives rise to MYTLFIPKLFFISHIFLVQFDHNMMIESWNPPLLHDYSKLSQLQSNRDCSNNGVLMMEELELPMIDLNGLKSRDEREVIRCENAIAKASSEWGFFQVVNHGVSLELLRKMRNEQMKLFKAPFEMKANCGLLNNSYRWGNSTATCPKQFNWSEAFHIPVTKISENASYGEFTTLRDVMVEYATSMQDLAKSLASVLVKKLDHKDSEIGEICNENSCFLRLNHYPSCQLPQEIFGLVPHTDSDFLTILHQDEVGGLQLMKDSKWVAVKPNQNALIVNIGDLFQAWSNDVYKSVEHKVMANGKKERFSIAYFLCPSYDFKIRSYKEPSIYKKFTFGEYRYQIQQDVKFIGHKVGLSRFLQ